The following are from one region of the Candidatus Caldatribacterium sp. genome:
- a CDS encoding helix-turn-helix domain-containing protein — MKSLEDRSRRPKKVRKPKWTPELLKRIQELKETYPFLGKEKLTLFLKREGFEVSSSTVGRILWYLRRRGVLREARVQKVQVKKS; from the coding sequence TTGAAAAGCCTTGAGGACCGCTCCAGAAGACCTAAGAAGGTCCGCAAACCCAAGTGGACCCCAGAACTCCTCAAGCGGATTCAAGAGCTCAAAGAGACCTATCCCTTCCTGGGGAAGGAGAAGCTCACCCTCTTCCTCAAAAGAGAGGGTTTTGAGGTCTCCTCTTCCACCGTAGGGAGGATCCTCTGGTACTTGAGAAGACGAGGAGTCCTCAGGGAAGCAAGAGTCCAGAAAGTCCAGGTGAAAAAGAGTG